In Stigmatopora nigra isolate UIUO_SnigA unplaced genomic scaffold, RoL_Snig_1.1 HiC_scaffold_25, whole genome shotgun sequence, the genomic window ATAGGTCACTTTTTGGGGAAGCTATGATGGTTAAGGACCACTTTCTGTTGACCTCAGCCATTTCTGGGTGACTTTATGTTGATTAGAAATAGAGTCCAGGGTGAGTGCCTGGACTTGACTGGCCATGTTGGTTTGCTGGGGATTTTCAAGAGTTAAACAGTTgaaacccgttttttttttggttttgtttgtcGGTCGCCACCCTCCCGTTTTAAAGGAGGACTGGAGTCGTCGACTTAACAATTGAATGGAGTAAACGGCCTGCCTTGGAATTTATGCGCCTTTCCACCGGCTGGCCGAAAGGCCATCCATGTCAATGGCTTGTTTTTCTGCCGCCACTTGAAGAGTGTTTACAAACCCCGGCACCCCCCGCCCCAAATACACACGCACGGACCCCCCCTCGTGAATAGCGGCTGTCCCCGGGGACATGTCCAAACTCATTCCCCGGTCGCGGCCAAATAGCGGGCCCGAGTCGCCGTCTTTCACGCACGTCCACGGACTTGAGCGTCCAATCTATTCGGAGCCAACCGCGAGGCTGACGTGTTCGACTGATTCCAACGggaattttacctttttttatgttttcggGGAAGCCGAGTTGTTAAAGAGTTGAACAGACCAGAAGAAAATGTCCCGCGGCCCGGCCCGGTCTCGCCCTTGAGACAAAATGGCCGCCCCCTATCTGGCGAGATGGTCTAGCGATAGCGAAAAGCGCTGAGGGCCGTGGAAAGTGGCCAGAAGCCAGCCGGCCGGCGAGGGGAAGGCGGGGTGACTGAGTGAGTTTAGGACCGTGTGAAAGGCTGACGCTGACAAATACGCCGTCCTTCCCAGTGGAAATGGATAACTTTGTcacggtggcggtggcggtacCTGTTTTAATGGCGGCACGGCGGCGACGGCCTGCGGCGAGGTGGCCGACACGTCCCGTTCCGACTTGGCGGGTTTGGCGCAGTACTGCTCCAGAAGGCTGAGGTCGCAGCTACGGAAACAACACTCCTCCACGATGCCGCGGTTCTGGCTGCGCCGGGTGTTCCCCCTGCTGGTGGGTCTACCTGtgtggggagggagggagggagggagggagggaggggaggggggcgaGACGCCGTCTTAGCATCCAAATGTCAACCACACCAAATGActccaaatcaacaggaagtgtcTGTCATTGGCAACAATAGACCATTTTCAGTCCCCGTCCCGTCGTTCCGCCGACGACGGCCAATCGCCGCGGATCGATGGCTCGCGTTCGTCGTGGACGGCTCGACGACGAACGCGAGCCGACCGATTCCTTCCCGGGTTGAACAAACACATGCGATGGCCAATGGAAACTCCTCTGCGACCTTGTCCTTTGTCAAGTCAGCAGAGATAAcgaggatggggggggggggggggggttgatgtGGCGGCAAAAACAACCCGAAGTGGGGGGATGCGGGGAGGGCCGGTGCTTTCAAACTGCGCCAATCAAAAGAGGAAGAGAGTCCTTTATCAAAGAGTCGGCCACTCTTCCATAAAGGACTCCTTTTGaggatgcaaataaaaaaagattccaaacataaaatcaatgttattttaacctttgttttttaatcaatagaAAGAAATGTGAGAATGCGCCTAAATCAAGCGGAAGCCAGCCAAGCCAGGACCGTTTAGGAGCCACAAGAGCAAACGTCCACAGGCCATTTGCGTAGAAATGTGCATTTTTGGAGGCTTTACGTACTGAAATAGAAGCCCCTGTCCTCGCAGACAAACTGCAGCGTGTCCACCAGCTCGCCTCCGCACAAGGTCTCGGCCGAGGTCATGTCCAGCGCCTGGAAGGCCACGGCCAGCGCAAACAGCAACCAATGGCCGCTGGCCGACGCCTTCTCGGCctgaaagacaaaagcaaaagcGCACTTTTGAATGGAGACCATGTCGGGTGGCCCGTAGACGTTTGAGCCACCCCAAACCGGAGGGACGGCCACATTGATCAAACGGTCTCGCCTTGAGAAAGAACTAAATGCTTTTGACTTGATCGGAATGTCGATTGGTGGAGAGAGAACTTTGCCCCCGACCGAGCGACATGGCCGCCCTCGGGGCATTTTGTCAGGAATTTCAGACAGTTGATCGGTGACCCGCGTCCCATCCGTTTGAAAAAGGAGGAATGGCAGCCAATTCCCATTGAACGTATGATGTGGTCGtcgtacatgcatgcatatttgCATTCTATCCTTAATGCATGTTTTGGCCGTCACTGCTTGTATGgggcactttttttctttcttttgaaataaaattcaaaaaataatcatttctgACTACGTTTTAAAAATAGGATTATGGTGGTGCATAAAGTACAAATATTCTCTTTTAATCTGAAAATACTGATATTCCAAAAAATCCATTTACATTAACAAGAGTGGGGGGAAAAGTGCCTAAATATTCAAAGAAAAGTTCATTTAGTATTTAATGTCAATACTATATAAGtgcaaaaaaggcaaaatattgTAATTGTAATCTATTTTACGATCTAGTATTTTATCGTTAATAAAAGTCCAAATCCTCCGATTTCTGCAAATGCTTTTCATGCAAGTATATGCTGGGGGCTAAAGATGGACGCTCAGTTGTGTCCAATCGACTTCATCTAGCACTTTTTCCTCGTTTAATTCGACAAATTcgacttttttttgccttcgaCGCGTCTTCTTCATTGAGCGCCTGCCGTCGGTCGGGCTGGTCGAAAATTGGACGGCTCTCGCCGTCTGTGGACGCCAGTGACCCGAGACGAGACGCCGCCGACTTGTCTCGAAGTGCCGCCTCAGCTCTTGCACAAGCTGTCACACTTTGTTCTGTTCGATAGCCAGAAGAGCTCGAGTcagcgtttttgtttttgtttttcccccctttgcTCGCTGTTTATTGACCCAAAGTGCGCCCCCTAACGCTTCTATCGACAAATAACGCCAGCTGTTCTCTCCGTGCGGCtttggccggccggccggcgcggCATGGTgcggcgcaaaaaaaaaaaaaaaaaaaaaaaaggacggcCGCCGCTCGCTCGGTGGAAATTTCGCAATTGGAAAGGAACAATCgcggaaaaaacaaacaaacaaacaagggcCGAGGGTGGGAGGGTGCCTTACCTTCCTTCGGCTCCGCTCCGGCTTCCTGCAGGTGTGGCAAAATGTCTCGCGTCCGGGTCTCGATCGTGGGGTCTCCATGACAGTCAGCCGGCCGGCGATATGGGTGGGCGCTCCGGGCGGGCGTGGAAAGCGCACAAAGGAAACAATTCGGaagtggagcaaaaaaaaaaaaaagggaaaaaaggaagaagaaaaaaatggcgctGGCTGTGCGCGCTCGCAGGTGACtacttgggtttttttccccctccccggTCGCTCGCTCTTTCGCTCGGCCGCTTGCTTTGCTTGCCTTGCTTGCTTATTGAGGTGACTGAGTGAgtaagtgagtgagtgagtgagtgggtgaGTCTGtgggtgagtgagagagtgagtgagtgagtcagTGAGTCAGTGGGTGAGTGAGTGATGTGTGGTGAGAGCGAGGCTGTCCCGGAGACCGAGGCGACAGACCAAACTTCTGGGGGAACAAGTATTATATAGCTAAACACGCCCACTTGGACACCCCGACTCCGCCTCCAGAACTGCCCCCTTTTAGgggaggaagggaaaaaaagatccaaaaaaACACACGTCTTAGTACGAGGGAAAAGGGAAGGACGATCGCGGTTTGCAAGGGCGAGAATCAGCCAGCGGTGACCGACGCATGCActcgggcgggcgggcgggcgggtgcTTGGGGGGGTCGCTCGGCAAACtcttgcctgtgtgtgtgtgcgtacgcgCGCGTGCATGTTACCTACAGACCACCCTCTATCGCTCGCTCTCCCTCCCCCCTCGGTACACCCCCACCTCCCCCCGAAGAAGGAAAAACAAAGACTCGAAGAGGAAAACACTTTCAATTGGGGTTTCGCTGGAATGACGTCACTGCAAAATGTCTCGGGGGCTCATAGAAACCAGCCAAGTTTCGTTCGGTTAAACTGTCGCTCACGACCATAGACGTCCATTCCACCGTTAGGGTGAATGTACGTTCGTGTATTCCACTTGCAATGGATCGGACGTGTATCGCCGTCAATGGTTGATTTTTTGGTAAGAATAGTCAATCGGCGAATGACGTCATctggttgttgttttcttcAATGACCAGTCTTGAATGACGTCGAAGAAGATGCGACGGTCCCCAAGGAGCGCAGGTTTTTAAAATGGCTTGACACCGCCATCCTGTGGGTAGATTGTAAAGTGCAGGCATTTTGTTCAAAGGACCCCATATTACGTAGACAGTGGGTGGGACTTTACTCAAATGGAGATCATGGATCCTGGATGAGCGGGCCACCCACGAACGACCCCCCAAAGTGCAAAATAAACCCAGTTCTAATCATTATATCATTCATTTCGCTGTTGGCCAGGAATACTAGAGTATTATTGCCGAGTGTCGACACGAATGTACTGCATTTTATGCCCGCTTT contains:
- the igf2b gene encoding insulin-like growth factor 2, yielding METPRSRPGRETFCHTCRKPERSRRKAEKASASGHWLLFALAVAFQALDMTSAETLCGGELVDTLQFVCEDRGFYFSRPTSRGNTRRSQNRGIVEECCFRSCDLSLLEQYCAKPAKSERDVSATSPQAVAAVPPLKQEAARKPALPPPPPPHVAIKHFRYEQWQRKAAQRLRRGVPAILRPRKARRQQAQKKRGAEPEGRPRPRRHPHRPLMGRLPPLNHK